One genomic window of Caenorhabditis elegans chromosome I includes the following:
- the C32F10.8 gene encoding alanine transaminase (Confirmed by transcript evidence) has translation MRTVQAISGLVTSRFFGTSTRIMASGKTLNTSNINPNVIKMEYAVRGPIVIRAVELEKELATGAQKPFPNVIKANIGDAHAMGQKPITFIRQLLACIVNPEIMKTDKSIPSDVIEHANAFLGSCGGKSAGAYSQSTGVEIVRKHVAEYIKRRDGGIPCNSEDVCLSGGASESIRNVLKLFINHNNAKKVGVMIPIPQYPLYSATIEEFGLGQVGYYLSESSNWSMDEAELERSFNDHCKEYDIRVLCIINPGNPTGQALSRENIETIIKFAQKKNLFLMADEVYQDNVYAQGSQFHSFKKVLVEMGEPYNKMELASFHSVSKGYMGECGMRGGYVEFLNLDPEVYVLFKKMISAKLCSTVLGQAVIDAVVNPPKEGDASYALWKQEKDAVLASLKERATLVEKAYSSIDGISCNPVQGAMYAFPQITIPQRAVEKAQSLNQQPDFFYAMQLLETTGICIVPGSGFGQKDGTYHFRTTILPQPELFKDMLSRFTDFHQKFLAEYK, from the exons ATGCGAACCGTACAAGCAATTTCCGGACTCGTCACAAGTCGCTTTTTCGGCACATCCACTAGAATCATGGCTAGCGGAAAG actttGAACACCTCCAACATCAATCCAAATGTTATCAAGATGGAGTATGCTGTTCGTGGACCAATCGTGATCCGTGCCGTGGAGCTTGAAAAAGAGCTTGCGACCGGTGCTCAGAAGCCATTCCCAAATGTCATCAAGGCTAATATTGGAGATGCTCATGCTATGGGTCAAAAGCCGATTACTTTCATTCGCCAGCTCCTCGCGTGTATTGTCAACCCAGAGATCATGAAAACGGACAAATCAATTCCATCTGATGTTATCGAACATGCAAATGCATTCCTTGGAAGTTGTGGAGGAAAATCCGCTGGAGCATACAGTCAGAGTACGGGAGTGGAAATTGTACGAAAACACGTGGCAGAGTATATTAAGAGACGTGATGGAGGAATTCCATGCAATTCAGAAGATGTCTGCTTGTCTGGAGGAGCTTCTGAATCAATCCGAAATgttctcaaactttttatcAATCATAACAACGCAAAGAAAGTCGGAGTCATGATTCCAATTCCACAATATCCACTCTATTCTGCCACTATCGAAGAATTCGGACTTGGACAAGTTGGATACTATTTGAGTGAATCGTCTAATTGGTCCATGGATGAAGCTGAACTTGAAAGATCTTTCAATGATCACTGCAAAGAATACGATATTCGAGTTTTGTGTATCATCAATCCAGGAAATCCTACCGGACAAGCACTTTCTCGTGAAAATATTGAGACTATCATCAAGTTTGCACAAAAGAAGAACCTGTTCCTTATGGCTGATGAGGTTTATCAA GACAACGTCTACGCTCAAGGATCGCAATTCCATTCATTCAAGAAGGTTCTTGTGGAGATGGGAGAGCCATACAATAA AATGGAATTGGCTTCTTTCCATTCGGTATCCAAAGGATACATGGGAGAATGCGGAATGCGTGGAGGATATGTTGAATTCTTGAATCTCGACCCAGAAGTGTATgtccttttcaaaaaaatgatctcTGCCAAATTGTGCTCCACAGTACTCGGACAAGCCGTCATTGATGCCGTTGTGAATCCACCAAAGGAAGGAGATGCATCGTATGCTCTGTGGAAACAAGAAAAGGATGCAGTACTTGCTTCTCTTAAGGAACGTGCTACACTCGTCGAGAAGGCATACAGTAGCATTGATGGAATCAGCTGTAATCCAGTTCAAGGAGCCATGTACGCTTTCCCGCAAATCACGATTCCACAGAGAGCTGTTGAAAAAGCTCAGTCTTTGAACCAACAACCTGATTTCTTCTATGCTATGCAACTTCTTGAGACCACCGGAATCTGTATCGTGCCAGGAAGTGGATTTGGACAAAAAGACGGAACTTATCATTTCAG aacgacAATTCTTCCACAGCCAGAACTCTTCAAAGACATGCTCTCCCGGTTCACTgatttccaccaaaaattcCTTGCCGAATACAAGTAG
- the C32F10.8 gene encoding alanine transaminase (Confirmed by transcript evidence), translated as MRTVQAISGLVTSRFFGTSTRIMASGKTLNTSNINPNVIKMEYAVRGPIVIRAVELEKELATGAQKPFPNVIKANIGDAHAMGQKPITFIRQLLACIVNPEIMKTDKSIPSDVIEHANAFLGSCGGKSAGAYSQSTGVEIVRKHVAEYIKRRDGGIPCNSEDVCLSGGASESIRNVLKLFINHNNAKKVGVMIPIPQYPLYSATIEEFGLGQVGYYLSESSNWSMDEAELERSFNDHCKEYDIRVLCIINPGNPTGQALSRENIETIIKFAQKKNLFLMADEVYQDNVYAQGSQFHSFKKVLVEMGEPYNKMELASFHSVSKGYMGECGMRGGYVEFLNLDPEVTRTSRH; from the exons ATGCGAACCGTACAAGCAATTTCCGGACTCGTCACAAGTCGCTTTTTCGGCACATCCACTAGAATCATGGCTAGCGGAAAG actttGAACACCTCCAACATCAATCCAAATGTTATCAAGATGGAGTATGCTGTTCGTGGACCAATCGTGATCCGTGCCGTGGAGCTTGAAAAAGAGCTTGCGACCGGTGCTCAGAAGCCATTCCCAAATGTCATCAAGGCTAATATTGGAGATGCTCATGCTATGGGTCAAAAGCCGATTACTTTCATTCGCCAGCTCCTCGCGTGTATTGTCAACCCAGAGATCATGAAAACGGACAAATCAATTCCATCTGATGTTATCGAACATGCAAATGCATTCCTTGGAAGTTGTGGAGGAAAATCCGCTGGAGCATACAGTCAGAGTACGGGAGTGGAAATTGTACGAAAACACGTGGCAGAGTATATTAAGAGACGTGATGGAGGAATTCCATGCAATTCAGAAGATGTCTGCTTGTCTGGAGGAGCTTCTGAATCAATCCGAAATgttctcaaactttttatcAATCATAACAACGCAAAGAAAGTCGGAGTCATGATTCCAATTCCACAATATCCACTCTATTCTGCCACTATCGAAGAATTCGGACTTGGACAAGTTGGATACTATTTGAGTGAATCGTCTAATTGGTCCATGGATGAAGCTGAACTTGAAAGATCTTTCAATGATCACTGCAAAGAATACGATATTCGAGTTTTGTGTATCATCAATCCAGGAAATCCTACCGGACAAGCACTTTCTCGTGAAAATATTGAGACTATCATCAAGTTTGCACAAAAGAAGAACCTGTTCCTTATGGCTGATGAGGTTTATCAA GACAACGTCTACGCTCAAGGATCGCAATTCCATTCATTCAAGAAGGTTCTTGTGGAGATGGGAGAGCCATACAATAA AATGGAATTGGCTTCTTTCCATTCGGTATCCAAAGGATACATGGGAGAATGCGGAATGCGTGGAGGATATGTTGAATTCTTGAATCTCGACCCAGAAGT TACTCGGACAAGCCGTCATTGA